A single region of the Neisseria zoodegmatis genome encodes:
- the cls gene encoding cardiolipin synthase: MNIEITWGQMLIYLHTAVALGFMVRVLYKQRNTGTAFAWLIILFLFPLFGVAAYLMLGEPRLGIARAKRTEEMNRFYGRFAERYLADIDLDTTEEVSPRYRGIAKVAADPTGLGVTKNNAVSLLSSTADILAAMENDIESATQSCLLAFYIIDPQGRIERLLDRVIEAAGRGVDCVILADAVGSRSFFNSAWIEKLRHAGVEVHAALPVGPLRTLFTRSDLRNHRKLMIIDKKIGYTGSYNLVDPHFFKKGAGVGEWVDVMMRCTGPMVLEMTAVFYADVAVENDENLVEIQKYLSTYVDIIPAMLPEKMQAGKVVAQVIPSSPSQTDRVIYETIISAIYAATRKLVITTPYFVPDDSLLMALTNAAKRGVDVTLILPAKVDSVMVRYASQAYYPMLLRSGVKIALFDGGLLHAKTMTVDDGYTLFGTVNMDMRSFFLNLEISLAVYDKGITRQVWNLQKQYLAGSSYVSIKNWQQRAKWWGLVENAVRLMSPLL; the protein is encoded by the coding sequence ATGAATATAGAAATCACATGGGGGCAGATGCTGATTTATCTGCATACTGCCGTGGCACTGGGTTTTATGGTGCGCGTACTCTACAAACAGCGCAACACCGGCACGGCATTTGCCTGGTTGATTATTTTGTTTCTGTTTCCTTTGTTCGGCGTGGCGGCATACCTGATGCTGGGCGAGCCGCGCTTGGGTATTGCCCGAGCCAAACGCACGGAAGAAATGAACCGGTTTTACGGCCGTTTCGCCGAACGTTATTTGGCAGATATCGATTTGGATACCACCGAAGAAGTCAGCCCCCGTTATCGCGGTATCGCCAAAGTGGCGGCAGACCCGACCGGATTGGGCGTTACGAAAAATAATGCCGTGTCGCTGCTGTCTTCCACCGCCGACATACTGGCGGCAATGGAAAACGATATCGAATCTGCAACCCAATCCTGCCTGCTTGCGTTTTATATCATCGACCCGCAAGGACGGATTGAACGCCTGTTAGACAGAGTTATCGAAGCGGCCGGACGCGGAGTAGATTGTGTGATTTTGGCCGATGCGGTGGGCAGCCGCAGTTTTTTCAACAGCGCATGGATAGAGAAGTTGCGTCATGCCGGCGTAGAAGTGCATGCCGCATTGCCGGTGGGGCCGCTACGCACGCTGTTTACCCGCAGCGACTTGAGAAATCACCGCAAGTTGATGATTATCGACAAGAAAATAGGCTATACCGGCAGCTATAATCTCGTTGATCCGCACTTTTTCAAAAAAGGTGCGGGCGTGGGCGAGTGGGTGGATGTGATGATGCGCTGCACCGGCCCGATGGTGCTGGAAATGACGGCAGTGTTTTATGCCGATGTGGCGGTTGAAAACGATGAGAATTTGGTTGAAATACAAAAATACCTGAGCACTTATGTAGATATTATTCCGGCCATGCTGCCTGAAAAAATGCAAGCCGGAAAAGTGGTGGCGCAGGTTATCCCTTCCAGCCCCAGCCAAACCGACCGGGTAATCTACGAAACCATCATCAGCGCGATTTATGCGGCAACCCGCAAGCTGGTGATTACCACGCCTTATTTCGTGCCGGACGATTCTTTGCTGATGGCGCTGACCAACGCGGCAAAGCGCGGTGTAGATGTTACCTTGATTCTGCCGGCAAAAGTCGATTCGGTCATGGTGCGTTACGCTTCGCAGGCTTATTACCCGATGCTGTTGCGCTCGGGCGTGAAAATCGCGCTTTTCGACGGCGGCCTGCTGCACGCCAAAACCATGACGGTGGACGACGGCTACACGCTTTTCGGTACGGTAAACATGGATATGCGCAGCTTCTTCCTGAATCTGGAAATCAGCTTAGCCGTGTACGATAAAGGCATCACGCGGCAAGTGTGGAACCTGCAAAAACAGTATTTGGCCGGCAGCAGCTATGTGAGTATTAAAAATTGGCAGCAGCGGGCAAAATGGTGGGGTTTGGTTGAGAACGCCGTGCGTTTGATGAGTCCGTTGTTGTGA
- the nrdA gene encoding class 1a ribonucleoside-diphosphate reductase subunit alpha produces the protein MNAASNLKVTKRDGRLEPLDLYKIHRVITWAAEGLDNVSVSQVELKSHIQFYNGIRTDDIHETIIKAAADLISQDTPDYQYLAARLAIFHLRKIAYGEFEPPHLFDHVAKLTEAGKYDRHVLADYSREEFEELNDYLDHERDMTFSYGAVKQLEGKYLVQNRVTRQIYETPQFLYILVAMCLFAKYPKATRLDYVKRFYDAVSTFKISLPTPIMSGVRTPTRQFSSCVLIECDDSLDSINATTSAIVKYVSQRAGIGINAGRIRGLGSEIRGGEAQHTGCIPFFKMFQAAVKSCSQGGVRGGAATLFYPLWHIEVESLLVLKNNRGVEDNRVRHLDYGVQINRLLYTRLIKGGNITLFSPNEVPGLYEAFFADQDQFERLYTQYEQDPNIRKRSLPATELFSLMMQERAGTGRIYIQNVDHCNTHSPFDPKVAPVRQSNLCLEIALPTKPLNDINDENGEIALCTLSAFNLGALESLDELEGLADLAVRALDALLDYQDYPVKAAKVATMNRRTLGIGVINYAYYLAKNGVKYSDDSAIPLTHRTFEAIQYYLLKASVELAKEFGACPLFNETTYAQGKLPIDTYKKDLDAICQEPLHLDWESLRADIVKHGLRNSTLTALMPSETSSQIANATNGIEPPRGLVSVKASKDGILKQVVPEFGRLKNQYELLWQMPSNDGYLKLVGIMQKFVDQAISANTSYDPQRFEGGRVPMKQLLKDLLTAYKFGLKTLYYHNTRDGADDTQTDLQDDGCAGGACKI, from the coding sequence ATGAATGCAGCGAGCAACCTGAAAGTAACCAAAAGAGACGGTCGTTTGGAGCCTTTGGACCTTTATAAAATCCACCGTGTCATTACTTGGGCGGCGGAAGGTTTGGACAACGTTTCCGTTTCCCAGGTCGAGCTGAAATCGCATATCCAGTTTTATAACGGCATCCGTACCGACGATATCCATGAAACCATCATTAAAGCGGCGGCCGATTTAATTTCACAAGATACGCCCGATTACCAATATCTCGCCGCACGCTTGGCGATTTTCCATTTACGCAAAATTGCATACGGCGAATTCGAGCCGCCGCACCTGTTCGACCACGTTGCCAAGCTCACCGAAGCGGGCAAATACGACCGCCATGTCCTTGCCGATTACAGCCGTGAAGAGTTTGAAGAGCTGAACGATTATCTCGACCACGAGCGCGATATGACTTTCTCTTACGGCGCGGTCAAGCAGCTTGAAGGCAAATATCTGGTGCAAAACCGCGTTACCCGCCAAATCTACGAAACGCCGCAGTTTCTGTATATTTTGGTGGCCATGTGCCTGTTCGCCAAATATCCGAAAGCCACCCGTTTGGATTATGTGAAACGCTTTTACGATGCCGTTTCCACTTTCAAAATTTCCCTGCCTACGCCGATTATGTCGGGCGTGCGCACGCCGACGCGCCAATTTTCAAGCTGCGTGTTGATCGAGTGCGACGACAGCCTCGACAGCATCAACGCCACCACCAGCGCGATTGTGAAATACGTTTCCCAACGTGCCGGTATCGGCATCAACGCAGGCCGTATCCGCGGCTTGGGTAGCGAAATCCGCGGCGGCGAAGCGCAACACACCGGCTGTATTCCGTTTTTCAAAATGTTTCAAGCCGCGGTTAAGTCTTGTTCGCAAGGCGGTGTGCGCGGCGGTGCGGCCACTCTGTTTTACCCGCTGTGGCACATCGAAGTGGAAAGCCTGCTGGTGCTGAAAAACAACCGCGGCGTAGAAGACAACCGCGTGCGCCATCTCGACTACGGCGTGCAAATCAACCGCCTGCTTTATACCCGCCTGATTAAAGGCGGCAACATTACCTTGTTCTCGCCCAACGAAGTACCCGGCTTGTACGAAGCGTTTTTTGCCGATCAAGACCAGTTCGAGCGTTTGTATACGCAATACGAACAGGATCCGAATATCCGCAAACGTTCGCTGCCTGCAACCGAACTGTTTTCATTGATGATGCAGGAGCGCGCCGGTACCGGCCGCATCTACATTCAAAACGTCGATCATTGCAACACGCACAGCCCGTTTGATCCCAAAGTTGCGCCCGTGCGCCAATCCAACCTGTGCTTGGAAATTGCCTTGCCGACCAAGCCGTTAAACGACATTAACGATGAAAACGGCGAAATCGCTTTGTGTACTCTGTCGGCATTCAACTTGGGTGCGTTGGAAAGTTTGGATGAACTCGAAGGCTTGGCCGATCTTGCCGTCCGCGCACTCGATGCCTTGTTGGATTATCAGGATTACCCCGTTAAAGCGGCCAAAGTCGCCACCATGAACCGCCGCACCCTCGGTATCGGCGTGATTAACTACGCCTACTATTTGGCCAAAAACGGTGTGAAATACAGCGACGATTCCGCTATCCCTTTAACCCACCGCACCTTTGAAGCCATTCAATACTACTTGCTCAAAGCCTCGGTGGAACTTGCCAAAGAATTCGGTGCCTGCCCGCTGTTCAACGAAACCACTTACGCGCAAGGCAAGTTGCCGATTGATACCTACAAAAAAGATTTGGATGCCATCTGCCAAGAGCCGCTGCATCTCGATTGGGAAAGCCTGCGTGCCGATATTGTGAAGCACGGCCTGCGCAATTCAACCTTAACCGCCTTGATGCCGTCTGAAACCAGTTCGCAGATTGCCAACGCCACCAATGGCATCGAACCGCCGCGCGGTTTGGTGTCTGTGAAAGCCTCGAAAGACGGTATTTTGAAACAGGTGGTGCCTGAATTCGGCCGTCTGAAAAACCAATACGAACTGCTGTGGCAAATGCCTTCCAACGACGGTTATTTGAAACTTGTCGGCATTATGCAGAAGTTTGTCGACCAAGCCATTTCCGCCAACACCAGCTACGACCCGCAACGCTTCGAAGGCGGCCGCGTACCGATGAAGCAACTGTTGAAAGATTTGCTCACCGCCTACAAATTCGGCTTGAAAACCCTGTATTACCATAACACCCGCGATGGTGCGGACGATACGCAGACTGATTTGCAGGACGACGGCTGCGCGGGTGGGGCTTGTAAGATTTAA
- a CDS encoding DUF4393 domain-containing protein, protein MIENISTIATSVITAGATTLMTKGADAPAHTLNLIWKQVFGSMDLWLEKQQLKRTKELEDFGNRLNEKLKEIPKEEIQEPTFSVLGPAIEASQYYLEEEELREIFAKLVSASFDARQNGKLHNSFVDKIKSLSSHDAKLLQNLKESIELALGEYYIEDNNNAGEFTLSPIVCLAMGEENIEKTSVSIDNLVHLGLIQVDMDRHFTDEARYREFYSINLFDHLNHNNHILSRKLKIEELLKSYSKERIASANHCSVSDIENWLQDRTVSLRKGICKLTSLGKVFVEICC, encoded by the coding sequence GTGATTGAGAATATATCTACAATTGCTACTTCAGTCATAACGGCAGGAGCAACAACTTTGATGACAAAGGGAGCGGATGCTCCTGCTCACACATTAAATCTGATATGGAAACAAGTTTTTGGTTCTATGGATTTATGGTTGGAAAAGCAGCAGTTAAAAAGAACAAAAGAGTTGGAGGATTTTGGTAATAGACTGAATGAGAAATTAAAAGAAATTCCGAAAGAGGAGATTCAAGAACCTACATTTAGTGTCTTGGGTCCTGCGATAGAGGCTTCTCAATATTATTTAGAGGAAGAAGAGCTTAGAGAGATATTTGCAAAATTGGTATCAGCTTCTTTTGATGCAAGACAAAATGGTAAGTTGCATAATAGTTTTGTAGATAAAATTAAATCATTATCCTCTCATGATGCCAAACTACTTCAAAACTTAAAAGAATCAATAGAATTGGCTCTGGGTGAATATTATATTGAAGACAATAATAATGCTGGAGAATTTACACTTAGTCCCATAGTTTGTTTAGCTATGGGAGAAGAAAATATAGAGAAAACATCTGTATCAATAGATAACTTAGTACATTTAGGACTGATCCAAGTTGATATGGATAGGCATTTCACAGATGAAGCGAGATATAGAGAGTTTTATTCGATAAATTTATTCGATCACTTAAATCATAATAATCATATTTTATCTAGAAAATTGAAAATAGAAGAACTATTAAAATCATATTCTAAGGAAAGAATTGCTTCAGCTAACCATTGTTCTGTTTCTGATATTGAAAATTGGTTGCAAGATAGAACAGTCAGTTTACGAAAAGGTATTTGTAAATTAACTTCTTTAGGCAAAGTATTTGTTGAAATATGTTGCTGA
- the nrdB gene encoding class Ia ribonucleoside-diphosphate reductase subunit beta: protein MSYSTFSKAKNDALLEPMFFGQPVNVARYDQQKYEIFEKLIEKQLSFFWRPEEIDVSRDRIDYQNLPEHEKHIFISNLKYQTLLDSIQGRSPNVALLPLVSIPELETWIETWSFSETIHSRSYTHIIRNIVNDPSVVFDDIVDNEYIIARAEDIACYYDDLIEYTQYYNLLGEGEHRVNGKVVTVNKRELKKKLYLCLMCVNVLEAIRFYVSFACSFAFAERELMEGNAKIIKLIARDEALHLTSTQHMLNLMRSGADDPEMAEIAAELEQECFELFKTAATQEKEWAEYLFKDGSMIGLNKEILSQYVEYITNLRMAAVGLKPAFEGASQNPIPWINAWLSSDNVQVAPQEVEISSYLIGQIDAEVSADDLGDFEL from the coding sequence ATGTCATACAGCACATTCAGCAAAGCAAAAAACGATGCTTTGCTAGAGCCGATGTTTTTCGGCCAGCCGGTGAATGTTGCCCGTTATGACCAGCAAAAATATGAAATTTTTGAAAAACTGATTGAAAAACAACTGTCTTTCTTTTGGCGGCCGGAAGAAATCGACGTGTCGCGCGACCGTATCGATTACCAGAATCTGCCCGAGCATGAAAAGCATATTTTCATCAGCAATCTGAAATACCAAACGCTGTTGGATTCGATTCAGGGGCGCAGTCCGAATGTGGCTTTGCTGCCGTTGGTGTCGATTCCGGAGTTGGAAACGTGGATTGAAACGTGGTCGTTTTCGGAAACCATTCACTCGCGCAGCTATACGCACATTATCCGTAATATCGTGAACGATCCTTCGGTGGTGTTCGATGATATTGTCGATAACGAATACATTATTGCCCGCGCGGAAGATATCGCTTGCTATTATGATGATTTGATTGAATATACCCAATACTACAATCTGTTGGGCGAGGGCGAGCACCGTGTGAACGGCAAGGTGGTTACGGTTAACAAGCGCGAGCTGAAAAAGAAACTGTATCTGTGCCTAATGTGCGTGAATGTGCTGGAGGCGATCCGTTTTTATGTGTCATTTGCCTGCTCGTTTGCTTTTGCCGAGCGCGAATTGATGGAAGGCAATGCAAAAATCATCAAGCTGATTGCGCGTGATGAAGCCTTGCACTTAACCAGCACGCAGCATATGTTGAACCTGATGCGCAGCGGTGCGGACGACCCAGAGATGGCCGAGATTGCCGCCGAATTGGAACAGGAATGTTTCGAGTTGTTTAAAACGGCGGCCACTCAGGAAAAAGAGTGGGCGGAATATCTGTTTAAAGACGGTTCGATGATTGGCCTGAATAAGGAAATTCTCAGCCAGTACGTTGAATATATTACCAATCTGCGTATGGCGGCGGTGGGTTTGAAGCCTGCTTTTGAAGGGGCGAGCCAAAATCCGATTCCGTGGATTAATGCGTGGCTGTCGTCTGATAATGTTCAGGTAGCGCCGCAGGAAGTGGAAATCAGCTCTTACTTAATCGGCCAGATTGATGCTGAAGTGAGCGCCGATGATTTGGGGGATTTCGAGCTTTAA
- the yfaE gene encoding class I ribonucleotide reductase maintenance protein YfaE has product MPLVTTRDKIFELQDGETLLEGLERTGHEVEYQCRSGYCGSCRLKIVSGRVEYDNFPLAFVGPNEVLPCCCRVTEAVELDCRLRIEEPDLFDVDLFEE; this is encoded by the coding sequence ATGCCTTTGGTTACCACACGAGACAAAATTTTCGAGCTTCAAGACGGTGAAACGCTGCTGGAAGGGCTGGAGCGTACCGGTCATGAGGTCGAATACCAATGCCGCAGCGGGTATTGCGGTTCATGCCGTCTGAAAATCGTGTCGGGCAGGGTGGAATACGATAATTTTCCGCTGGCGTTTGTGGGCCCGAATGAGGTTCTGCCGTGTTGTTGTCGGGTTACCGAAGCGGTGGAGCTTGATTGCAGGCTGCGTATTGAAGAGCCGGATTTGTTTGATGTGGATCTGTTTGAGGAATAG
- the glnD gene encoding [protein-PII] uridylyltransferase: MLPNLIPAAAETLKQRKQEAVEAYRTQRSPLVFFEQYTQAIDDMLAVLWQALFAEQNNLCLLATGGFGRGEMYPYSDVDLALVSAEPLTAEEQEKTAAFVQALWDMQLTPALKAGSIEELSESAREDITGDTAFLEARFLHGNRELCGELLKRINLQRDTVSFIEAKLLEMQQRHAKSQGTGAVLEPNIKTCPGGLRDIHTMLWLAKAQGLDAPLGTLISQGVLTRTEAAMLLNSHTQLATIRIELHLAAGRNEDRLIFDLQAQVAENMGWQEESQRAKSEKLMRTFYRASKTLTQLGGILLPMLRGRVYSLIRRVVHRIDNHYYQLDNQVAVYDKQLFARQPEHLFKIIEILQTRNDISSIAPKTLRAWWAATRKINRSFYLNPKNRRRFIGFFKQGEGLTRVMRFLNLYGVLERYLPAWGKIVGLLQHDLFHIYPVDDHILTVLHHMRRLAMDSRSHELPFASALMHAFEKKHILYLAAFFHDIAKGRGGDHSIEGIADARRFAADHFLDEEESALLCWLVEDHLLMSAVAQKEDIQDPDVISHFCERVQTQERLSALYLLTVSDIRGTNPKLWNSWKAGLLESLFHAAARRFAGESGSRHLLVSRRQQSAVDQLNRAGTPEKQQKKLWQALGSAYFVRHELQEILWHTANLVHQTESPQVRSRLLDSATLQVMVFMPNAPRLFARLCRIFSHQGFDILAARAFVTEHNYILDTFIVHMPEKYNRSEYPNVQSALEAEINNFIHGCDTTQTHSPQSTAVRSRRSRHLPIAPGVQLIPESDYPGWYTLEIIAVNRPYLLANIAEVLSDQDISLRYAKIATLDERAEDSFVLFSPQLDNSKNQLALTRALLEQLSA; this comes from the coding sequence ATGCTCCCCAACTTGATTCCCGCCGCCGCAGAAACGTTGAAACAACGCAAGCAAGAAGCCGTCGAAGCCTACCGCACCCAACGCAGCCCTTTGGTGTTTTTCGAACAATACACCCAAGCCATCGACGACATGCTGGCCGTATTGTGGCAAGCGCTGTTCGCCGAGCAAAATAACCTGTGCCTGCTGGCCACGGGCGGCTTCGGGCGCGGAGAAATGTATCCGTATTCCGACGTCGATTTGGCTTTGGTGTCGGCCGAACCGCTCACAGCCGAAGAGCAGGAAAAAACCGCCGCATTCGTGCAGGCACTGTGGGACATGCAGCTTACCCCCGCCCTCAAAGCCGGCAGCATCGAAGAATTGAGCGAAAGCGCCCGTGAAGACATCACCGGCGATACCGCCTTTCTCGAAGCCCGCTTTCTGCACGGCAACCGCGAGCTGTGCGGCGAATTACTCAAACGCATCAATCTCCAGCGCGACACCGTTTCCTTTATAGAAGCCAAACTGCTCGAAATGCAGCAGCGCCACGCCAAATCGCAAGGCACGGGCGCCGTGCTCGAGCCGAACATCAAAACCTGCCCCGGCGGCCTGCGCGACATCCACACCATGCTGTGGCTCGCCAAAGCACAAGGTTTGGACGCCCCCCTCGGCACCTTAATCAGCCAAGGCGTACTTACCCGCACCGAAGCCGCCATGCTGCTCAACAGCCACACCCAGCTTGCCACCATCCGCATCGAGCTGCATCTGGCCGCAGGGCGCAACGAAGACCGCCTGATTTTCGACCTTCAAGCCCAAGTAGCGGAAAACATGGGCTGGCAAGAAGAAAGCCAACGCGCCAAAAGCGAAAAACTGATGCGCACTTTTTACCGCGCCAGCAAAACGCTCACCCAATTAGGCGGCATCCTGCTGCCCATGCTGCGCGGGCGGGTGTATTCGCTGATACGGCGCGTTGTCCACCGCATCGACAACCACTACTATCAGCTCGACAACCAAGTGGCGGTGTACGACAAACAACTCTTCGCCCGCCAACCCGAGCATCTGTTCAAAATCATCGAGATTCTGCAAACCCGCAACGATATTTCCAGCATCGCCCCCAAAACCCTGCGCGCATGGTGGGCGGCCACCCGCAAAATCAACCGCAGCTTCTACCTCAACCCTAAAAACCGCCGCCGCTTTATCGGATTTTTCAAGCAAGGCGAAGGGCTGACCCGCGTGATGCGCTTCCTCAACCTCTACGGCGTGCTGGAACGCTACCTGCCCGCATGGGGCAAAATCGTCGGCCTGCTCCAGCACGACCTCTTCCACATCTACCCCGTGGACGACCACATTCTCACCGTGCTCCACCACATGCGCCGTCTCGCCATGGATTCGCGCAGCCATGAACTGCCTTTCGCCTCCGCGCTGATGCACGCTTTCGAGAAAAAACACATCCTCTATCTCGCCGCCTTTTTTCACGACATCGCCAAAGGCCGCGGCGGCGACCACTCCATAGAAGGCATTGCCGACGCCCGCCGCTTCGCCGCCGACCATTTCCTCGACGAAGAAGAAAGCGCGCTGCTGTGCTGGCTGGTAGAAGACCACCTGCTCATGTCGGCCGTTGCCCAAAAAGAAGACATCCAAGACCCCGACGTGATCAGCCATTTTTGCGAACGCGTCCAAACCCAAGAGCGCTTGTCCGCCCTTTACCTGCTTACCGTTTCCGACATCCGCGGCACCAACCCCAAATTATGGAACAGCTGGAAAGCCGGCCTGCTCGAAAGCCTGTTTCACGCCGCCGCCCGCCGTTTTGCGGGAGAAAGCGGCAGCCGCCATCTCTTGGTCAGCCGCCGCCAACAAAGCGCCGTCGACCAACTCAACCGCGCCGGCACGCCCGAAAAACAGCAGAAAAAGCTTTGGCAGGCGCTCGGCTCGGCCTATTTCGTCCGCCACGAACTGCAAGAAATCCTCTGGCACACCGCAAACCTCGTCCACCAAACCGAATCCCCGCAAGTCCGCAGCCGCCTGCTCGACAGCGCCACTCTGCAAGTGATGGTGTTCATGCCCAATGCTCCCCGCCTGTTTGCCCGCCTGTGCCGCATCTTCAGCCATCAAGGTTTCGACATCCTCGCCGCCCGCGCTTTCGTTACCGAACACAACTACATCCTCGACACCTTCATCGTACACATGCCGGAAAAATACAACCGCAGCGAATACCCCAATGTACAAAGCGCTTTAGAGGCCGAAATCAACAACTTCATCCACGGCTGCGACACCACCCAAACCCACAGTCCGCAAAGCACCGCCGTCCGCAGCCGCCGCAGCCGCCACCTGCCGATTGCCCCCGGCGTGCAGCTGATACCCGAAAGCGACTATCCTGGCTGGTACACACTGGAAATCATCGCTGTCAACCGCCCTTACCTGCTGGCCAATATCGCCGAAGTCCTGTCCGACCAAGACATCAGCCTGCGCTACGCCAAAATCGCCACCCTCGACGAGCGCGCCGAAGACAGCTTCGTCCTCTTCAGCCCCCAGCTGGATAACTCCAAAAACCAACTGGCGCTAACCAGAGCTTTGCTGGAGCAACTATCCGCATAA
- a CDS encoding fumarylacetoacetate hydrolase family protein, translated as MTQIRFNRQTTRVNNIYCIGRNYVDHIAELKNETPTEPVVFMKPNNSILNDGSTIILPPYSQSVHYECELVLLIGRDSDGLCDEDLCGIIAGFGIGLDLTARDVQGRLKEKGLPWTKAKGFRGAACVSDFVAAATLPQAQDCAFTLTVNGELRQKGHTSHMIYPIAAILRELAESYGLKAGDMVFTGTPAGVGELHSGDKLELDLAGVVQARFDVA; from the coding sequence ATGACCCAAATCCGTTTCAACCGCCAAACGACCCGCGTCAACAATATCTACTGCATCGGCCGCAATTATGTTGACCATATTGCCGAATTGAAAAACGAAACGCCCACCGAGCCGGTGGTGTTTATGAAGCCGAACAACAGCATTCTCAACGACGGCAGCACCATTATCCTGCCGCCGTACAGCCAATCGGTGCATTACGAATGCGAGCTGGTGTTGCTGATTGGTCGCGATTCAGACGGCCTCTGTGATGAAGATTTGTGCGGCATCATAGCCGGATTCGGTATCGGCTTGGACTTGACCGCCCGCGATGTACAAGGCCGTCTGAAAGAAAAAGGATTGCCGTGGACGAAAGCCAAAGGTTTCCGCGGCGCGGCCTGTGTGTCGGATTTTGTTGCTGCCGCCACGCTGCCGCAAGCGCAGGATTGTGCGTTTACCTTGACCGTGAACGGCGAGTTGCGCCAAAAAGGCCACACTTCCCACATGATTTATCCCATCGCCGCCATCTTGCGCGAGCTGGCCGAAAGCTACGGTTTGAAAGCGGGCGACATGGTGTTTACCGGTACGCCGGCGGGCGTGGGCGAACTGCATTCCGGCGACAAACTGGAATTGGATTTGGCAGGCGTGGTGCAGGCGCGTTTTGATGTGGCTTGA
- a CDS encoding ATP-binding protein, which yields MKPQTFFTLAASVLRRLDMLLPPESSEPDWRALAYRWQSIGRKGLLESLPNPHTFPLKRLAAVDNQMQRLIRNTEQFLNGRPANNVLMTGARGTGKSSLVKALLHEYADRGLRLIEVDKTDLITLPALLTMLEPRPEKYIVFCDDLSFESGDETYKALKTALDGGLSQRCGNVLVYATSNRRHLMPEYMDENQAFTGERGEVHPKEAIEEKVSLSDRFGLWLSFYPFDQNDYLKAVENWLEDFGLPFDEAARKAALDWSLTRGNRSGRTAWQFVCDWAGRPSEERRV from the coding sequence ATGAAGCCCCAAACCTTCTTTACACTGGCCGCTTCCGTATTGCGGCGTTTGGATATGCTGCTGCCGCCCGAAAGCTCCGAGCCGGATTGGCGCGCGCTGGCCTACCGTTGGCAGAGCATAGGCAGAAAAGGTTTGCTCGAAAGCCTGCCCAATCCGCACACTTTTCCGCTCAAACGCTTGGCGGCGGTCGATAACCAAATGCAAAGATTGATACGCAATACCGAGCAGTTTTTAAACGGACGGCCTGCCAATAATGTGTTGATGACCGGCGCGCGCGGCACAGGCAAATCGTCGCTGGTGAAAGCCTTGCTGCACGAATACGCCGACCGCGGCCTGCGTCTCATCGAAGTCGATAAAACCGATTTGATTACCTTGCCCGCCTTGCTCACCATGCTCGAGCCGCGCCCTGAAAAATACATCGTGTTTTGCGACGATTTATCGTTTGAAAGCGGCGACGAAACCTATAAAGCCCTCAAAACCGCGCTGGACGGCGGCTTGTCGCAGCGTTGCGGCAACGTGCTGGTGTATGCCACCTCCAACCGCCGCCACCTGATGCCCGAGTATATGGACGAAAACCAAGCCTTTACCGGCGAACGCGGCGAAGTGCATCCCAAAGAAGCCATAGAAGAAAAAGTGTCGCTTTCCGACCGCTTCGGTTTGTGGCTGAGCTTTTACCCGTTTGACCAAAACGACTATCTGAAAGCCGTCGAAAACTGGCTGGAAGATTTCGGCCTGCCGTTTGACGAAGCCGCCCGCAAAGCCGCGCTCGATTGGTCGCTCACACGCGGCAACCGTTCCGGCCGAACCGCTTGGCAGTTTGTGTGCGATTGGGCGGGCAGGCCGTCTGAAGAGCGCCGCGTATAA